A window of the Vanessa cardui chromosome 27, ilVanCard2.1, whole genome shotgun sequence genome harbors these coding sequences:
- the LOC124541246 gene encoding uncharacterized protein LOC124541246 isoform X2, with translation MAAVPMITREIMTTPRIAPSQRTVAVPLTPTSSKTKECLDERNEDAENACGEQLLNPTAQIMESQLKLVDINVQTLCNNVEFCFHKKHKRRDRIRSRSEEKLQIIELMKYRNAGVSKQNSLKSRSYRRFHSKSKPSEIFVEFINNFENQIFYVAVPGKRECAVDKYRQSFAKIFYSSPADTKVHYEDDLNKILEAWMKLVPLKLKDKFDIEKEKKHIQYDLFNYLKHVATIPPEQIRKEKLKADILERLKCIHLDVKRNKAATLNSLAEILIHKVTCVGRRRWEIDGSRKGNCLNHSLLKSLQTPTEKEVEAFVLKYTTLFLQKFGLKLQKSLIKEIQDELFDIFITSMEAITNGNTEFVKTDIAQFLRKYGLSEQKSYNFATILVKYFKETFTNDTIHHKVRSETLIVLPSVCSKRSVATVPDLSIKDTNHDDIVTNLRNFTTNICQHINEWLSDLETPQAQDKELKQALINELAEEIVERRKYLELNPYHKVSDEAELELLKYQVFKWIKKLTIQDSLEAVENAPDLMKRINSVTVPKLSRLQDIYNFSKQWNDTKLIPNKSVGLNTIPLKKSVSLATTCNIVQNDALKFDDVLCGTESNQNDADIMKIKSKRSAYAPFYKKEGTAQIVNMALNITEQNTNKNDEVIRKQQSSHKIQNSPCEKSCPNQNAGSNSVNIKSNDQLEAEYDQFIKNWVQEIPITATNEKEKAIMEKARLGIYNGLWKVISKLNCDPSTYYNKFLYEDLLDDAIDDLLDCLPQSSDLKSKRHLLKVKLIEKTISTNNQIKENEDASYKNKLIQNVVTNLRKQGITDHRDGNPTELHEHMQITKLVESYLLLTNFKNEDKVISNVYRKKLSKEVKEFVNDLVKNHAKELKDIDLASYENDIMNILHKVPLPSENTIKQEADDVLLGIEIEQWYGDLPIVSNNDYTEEYQRRKQRDDLTKKIREIENKNDMDTSEMELRNEVSRFLQRAPLEEGESLNINFMVDELLNRLKNKTKHDKSANRSDHPCFSSFTKLPKSPKVVIKEPPSYRLFEEERPSSSSFKETSNNEQWHTLQKTVPDVGTQTQNKTMHTLPPYNGPSYTSPITQENRKLPLTHNETQIEAMDENLAGATESYREPRYFIPHESQTIRHDDRSFGKDPDADPRVDEDNHEDMYINNFPTTSQSFKGTSPYRRRNAFTSYPRDSLEVIKNQTANGEEDSFQLKSSKVSQAGYNSKNVATEPDSVDNETMEPRIRHANNSNIAQFPNYKRVPKLEKAQRRKLTYDSDEDDKITCNCIERYLKRRQKMQNYPCEDFERLPSCLPIFYPYPYFML, from the exons CGGCCGTTCCGATGATAACGAGAGAAATTATGACGACTCCGAGGATCGCACCATCTCAGAGAACT GTCGCGGTACCTCTAACACCCACATCATCGAAAACTAAAGAATGTCTAGATGAAAGAAATGAAGATGCAGAGAATGCTTGTGGGGAGCAGCTTTTGAACCCAACAGCACAAATCATGGAGTCGCAATTGAAACTCGTTGACATTAATGTTCAAACTTTGTGTAATAATGTTGAGTTTTGTttccacaaaaaacataaaagaagGGATAGGATACGCAGCCGTTCTGAAGAAAAACTACAAATCATTGAATTGATGAAGTATAGAAATGCAGGCGTTTCGAAACAGAACTCCTTAAAATCGAGGTCGTATCGCAGGTTTCATAGCAAGAGTAAGCCAAGTGAAATTTTCGTagaattcattaataattttgaaaatcaaatattttacgttGCTGTACCTGGGAAGAGAGAATGTGCGGTCGACAAGTATCGTCAATCTTtcgctaaaatattttattcgagccCCGCTGATACTAAAGTGCATTACGAAGATGACTTAAATAAGATATTAGAGGCCTGGATGAAACTTgtacctttaaaattaaaagataaattcgaTATTGAGAAGGAAAAGAAACATATACAATacgatttattcaattatttaaaacacgtTGCGACTATTCCACCAGAACAAATCAGAAAAGAAAAACTTAAAGCTGATATATTAGAGAGGTTGAAATGTATTCATCTTgatgttaaaagaaataaagcAGCAACCCTGAATTCACTGGcggaaattttaatacataaagttACATGTGTTGGTCGCAGAAGATGGGAAATTGATGGAAGCAGAAAAGGAAATTGTTTAAATCATTCTTTACTAAAGAGTCTTCAGACACCAACAGAAAAAGAAGTAGAAGCCtttgtgttaaaatatactacattatttttacaaaaatttggtttaaaattacaaaaatcactAATTAAAGAGATACAAGACGAAttattcgatatatttataacatcgaTGGAGGCAATAACTAATGGTAATACAGAGTTTGTTAAAACAGATATTGCACAATTCCTTCGTAAATATGGTTTATCTGAACAGAAGTCGTATAATTTTGCAactattttagttaaatacttcAAGGAAACATTTACGAACGATACGATTCACCACAAAGTTAGATCAGAAACACTAATCGTATTACCCAGTGTATGTAGCAAGAGATCTGTTGCCACTGTCCCCGACCTCTCGATAAAAGATACTAATCACGACGATATTGTTacaaatttaagaaattttacaaCTAACATATGTCAACATATAAATGAATGGTTAAGTGACTTAGAAACACCTCAGGCTCAAGATAAAGAGTTAAAACAAGCATTAATAAACGAGTTAGCTGAAGAAATAGTTGAAAGGCGTAAATACCTAGAGCTTAATCCATATCACAAGGTTTCTGATGAAGCTGAACTTGAGCTATTGAAATATCAAGTTTTCAAATGGATTAAAAAGCTCACAATTCAAGATAGTTTAGAAGCTGTAGAGAATGCACCTGATTTAATGAAACGAATTAATAGCGTCACTGTTCCTAAGTTATCTAGACTACAAGACATTTATAACTTTTCCAAACAATGGAATGATACTAAATTGATACCTAACAAATCCGTAGGATTAAACACAATTCCATTAAAAAAGAGTGTTTCTCTAGCCACGACTTGCAATATTGTTCAAAATGATGCTTTGAAATTTGATGATGTACTGTGCGGTACTGAAAGTAATCAAAATGACGCAgacattatgaaaataaaatcaaaacgtaGTGCTTATGCAccgttttataaaaaagaaggCACAGCGCAAATAGTTAATATGGCATTAAACATTACtgaacaaaatacaaataaaaatgatgaaGTGATACGTAAACAACAGAGCTCTCACAAAATACAAAATTCTCCTTGTGAAAAGAGCTGCCCGAACCAAAATGCAGGTTCGAATTCTGTTAACATTAAAAGCAACGATCAACTTGAGGCAGAGTACGATCAATTCATTAAGAATTGGGTCCAAGAAATACCAATAACAGCCACCAATGAAAAGGAAAAGGCTATAATGGAGAAAGCGAGATTAGGCATATATAATGGCTTATGGAAAGTCATATCCAAGCTCAACTGTGATCCCTCCACGTACTACAATAAATTTTTGTACGAAGATCTCCTCGACGATGCTATAGATGATTTATTGGATTGCTTACCTCAGTCTTCAGATTTAAAGTCTAAAAGACATTTGCTAAAAGTTAAACTTATTGAAAAGACGATTTCCACGAATaaccaaataaaagaaaacgaaGATGCGTcatataagaataaattaattcaaaatgttgTGACTAATTTACGAAAACAAGGCATAACTGATCACCGAGACGGAAATCCCACGGAATTGCACGAGCATATGCAAATAACAAAGTTAGTTGAAAGCTATCTTCTATTGACGAATTTCAAAAACGAGGACAAAGTGATATCGAATGTTTACAGgaaaaaattgtcaaaagaGGTTAAAGAGTTTGTTAATGATTTAGTAAAAAATCACGCTAAAGAATTGAAGGACATTGATTTAGCTAgttatgaaaacgatataatgaatattttacataaagtaCCTCTTCCTAgtgaaaatacaataaaacaagaAGCTGACGACGTTCTCTTAGGCATCGAAATAGAACAATGGTATGGTGATTTACCAATTGTCTCAAATAACGATTACACTGAAGAATATCAAAGAAGAAAACAAAGAGATGATTTAACTAAAAAGATTAGAGAAATCGAAAATAAGAATGACATGGATACTTCTGAAATGGAATTGAGAAATGAAGTATCAAGATTTCTCCAAAGAGCACCATTGGAAGAAGGAGAAAGTTTAAACATAAACTTCATGGTAGATGAACTgttaaacagattaaaaaataaaacgaaacatgATAAAAGCGCCAATAGGAGCGATCATCCTTGCTTCTCTAGTTTTACAAAGCTACCAAAATCACCAAAAGTTGTCATCAAAGAACCGCCAAGTTATAGATTATTTGAAGAAGAAAGACCATCGAGTTCATCATTCAAAGAAACATCTAATAATGAACAGTGGCATACACTACAAAAAACCGTACCCGATGTTGGTAcacaaacacaaaacaaaactaTGCATACACTGCCTCCATACAATGGCCCTTCATATACTTCTCCGATAACACAGGAGAATAGAAAACTACCTTTAACTCATAACGAGACTCAAATCGAAGCAATGGATGAAAACTTAGCTGGTGCTACAGAATCTTATCGAGAACCACGTTATTTTATTCCACATGAAAGCCAAACCATAAGACATGATGATAGGTCATTTGGCAAAGACCCTGATGCTGACCCTAGAGTAGATGAAGATAACCACGAggatatgtacataaataactttCCGACAACATCACAAAGCTTTAAAGGTACAAGTCCTTATCGACGCAGAAATGCCTTTACATCCTACCCGAGAGATTCTTTGgaagtaattaaaaatcaaactgCTAATGGCGAAGAAGATTCATTTCAACTTAAATCCTCAAAAGTGTCTCAAGCTGGCTATAATTCAAAGAATGTCGCGACCGAACCTGATTCTGTTGATAATGAAACGATGGAACCACGTATTCGTCATGCAAACAATTCTAATATTGCCCAATTTCCCAATTATAAAAGAGTACCAAAATTAGAAAAAGCTCAAAGAAGGAAACTTACTTATGATTCTGACGAAGATGATAAAATCACTTGCAACTGTATCGAGCGGTACCTGAAACGTAGACAAAAAATGCAAAACTATCCCTGCGAAGATTTCGAACGCTTGCCTTCGTGTCTGCCCATATTTTACCCTTATCCCTATTTTATGTTATGA